Within the Weissella confusa genome, the region AAAATTTTGGTCGATCATTATTAGGAAGTTTGTGCACAACCTCTGTTGTGTTAACATAAAAATTTGCCATGTGAATTAATACCCCCTTTATTTTTATACTTCAGCATTTTCACATGCTTTTTTCATTTTACGACCATTAACAAACATAACGGATAACAAGATACTAAAACCGTTGGATAGTGCAAAGACGAAGAAAACAATAGCTGTTCCTAACAGTGCAATAAGCTGCGGATAAATTAAACTAATAATAAAGTTAGTAATCCACATTGTCGCTGTTGCGACAGACATAAATTGTGCTTTAACTTTTCCGGGGAACATTTCTGCTAATAATAACCATGTAACCGGGCTAACAATACCTTGATGATTGGCCAAGAATAAAGTCAAAGCGATCAGTACCAATACATTTGTTATGGTCTGCGAAAACATCGTTGTTTTCATAATCAAACCTAATAGTGCTAAGAAAACGACATTGCCGATCAAACCAATAACTAGCATTTTATGATGATTAGCTTTTTCAATCGTACGCGTACCAAAGATACTAGCAATAACTGACACCACACCTATTAAGATATTTGCGTAGAGTGAGCCTCCGGCCCCCATTCCCACATTTTCAAGTAAAATCGTGCCATAATACATGACGGTATTAACACCAGAAATTTGTTGAATCAACGCAATAACTATTCCGGTAATTAATAAATAAACTAAATTTTTATTTTTCAAGGCAACCGACCAGCTAAACTCTTGGTCATCAGATTCATCAATCGTTTCAGTGCCACTTATT harbors:
- a CDS encoding sugar porter family MFS transporter gives rise to the protein MTSKKYNLKFLNYSVYVISLGGFLFGYDTGVINGALAFMSRPDQLNLNPSLQGVVSSSLVIGACIGALGCGKVADQVGRKKTLRLIAIVFTISTFLCALAINFWFMAIFRFILGIAVGAASSLSPMYLAEISPDSLRSANVNKNAIFIVLGQLSAFVVNAILGNIWGNWGPIWRIMVLSAAIPSVILWIDSFRISGSPQWLLFKRRVNKARQLFRRLGFSNTKQLVISGTETIDESDDQEFSWSVALKNKNLVYLLITGIVIALIQQISGVNTVMYYGTILLENVGMGAGGSLYANILIGVVSVIASIFGTRTIEKANHHKMLVIGLIGNVVFLALLGLIMKTTMFSQTITNVLVLIALTLFLANHQGIVSPVTWLLLAEMFPGKVKAQFMSVATATMWITNFIISLIYPQLIALLGTAIVFFVFALSNGFSILLSVMFVNGRKMKKACENAEV